The DNA region GACCCAAGACACTCGACAACTGGTGTGTGAGTGTATGGAGAGAACTCACGACTCTAACGACACATACGACAAGACCTAAGTCAATCGACACGCGTGATTAATACAAGATGCCAACAAGTGACGACCCGTTTGCCGACGTCACTAACCTCTTCACCAACCGTGACGCTCTCACGATCGATTATCAACCGGACAACGTTGTCGAAAGAGACGACGAAATTAGCAAACTTGCGAATGCTCTCAACGCTGTTCGTAACGGTTGGTCGCCAGACAATATTTTCATCTATGGCAAAACTGGAGTCGGCAAAACTGTCGTCACTCGCCATGTCTTGAGTAAACTCCAGCAACACGTCGATATTTCCACCGTCCGTGTCACTTGCAGTTCTCAATCTTCATATCAGACCGCTATTAAGACCGTAAACAACCTCCGTCAAGGTACTGATCGCCCTCCGCTCCCGATGACCGGACATGCCACACAAGCCATTTTTGATGCGCTCTATGGCGAGTTAAACGATCGTGGCGACCCAGCGATCATCGTTTTAGATGAAGTAGACTCGCTTGGCAGTGATGACAAACTCCTCTATGAACTCCCGCGAGCAAAGGATAACGACCATCTTGACGACGATGTTACCCTTGGTGTCATCGGTATCTCGAATGATTTTACCTATCGTCGAAACCTCTCACCGAAAGTCAAAGATTCGCTCGCGGAGAAAGAGATCCACTTCCAGCCCTATTCGGCAAGTGAACTTCAAGCTATTCTCCAGAGCCGTGCCGATGTCGGAGTCACCGACGATGTCCTCGAAGATGGTGTAATCCCGCTCTGTGCTGCCTACTCGTCGCAAGAACACGGTAGTGCTCGCCAAGCAATCGAACTTCTCCGGGAAGCCGTTGATCTTGCCAGTCAACAGGGACACATGACCGTTGGTGAAGAAGAAGTTCGAGATGCTCGTGGATTGGTTGAGAAGAATCAAATCCGAGATGCTATCGGGAGTCTCACCGACCATGGGCTCTTTGCATTGATTGCGTTGAGTTACGAAACAGAAGACAGCACAGGAGTTCGTGGCAAAACAATCTATGGCCAATATCGACGACTTTCCGAAATGAATGGCCGTGATCCTCTTTCATATGATCGCCTTCGTGATCAGCTTGATGAGCTTTCACTGGGTGGATTTGCCGAAAAGACAGTACAGAACAAAGGTGAAGCAGGAGGACGGTATAACGAATATCAGTGTCAATATCCATATGACGTAGTGATTGATGCTGTGAGTGACCATCGTGATTGGGCTGTTTTCGACATCTGAGTACTCTCTACGGCCGAATTTTGTTTTGCAGAAGACACTCTACAAATGGTGTGTCTTCCGTCCTTGTGTAGACATTTCGTGTTCACTACGATGGAGTCTTGGTGTGATTTTGTCCCTTACTCGTTTAAAACCGAAATCAAGTGTCTGTCCCGTTCCGAGGATTACCTGTTTCATGGAAGTAGTATGGAGCAACCATGAGTTCTAAAGGGACGTCGCGACTCACCTCATTTGCGCAAGACGCACTCGATACGCTCGCGAGCGCTGCTCCCAACGACGGGAACTTATCTACGGGGACGCCTATGAAGTCCTGGCACAAGAAGACGATCTCCAGCAGCCTGCTGCCGCGGATATTATCGAACGGCTGCATATGCACGGCCATCTCTATGAGGTCGAGGACGGCTTTCGTCTCACCGATAACTGACCACAGAATATCTCTTGACGATCAAAGAAACGACGAATGGTGATGATGTGACGATGCCATGCCAACCAAGATTACACTGTCGTAATTAACGCCCGAAAGAGAACCGTAATCACGCTAGACCTGCTCTCCCAATATTTTCCACCTCGCAAGCGCGGTGAGAAAAGTGAGAGTAATTACACCCCACAGTAACCAACCGTTCGTTCCGCATCAAAGGGGGGCGCAAATTGCGCCCCCCTTGTCATCTGTGGAGGAATACTCCGGAACCGCTTCGGGGCCAGATTACGCCCCGCGTTCGAGGGATAATTACGACAGTGTAATTATCGCGATTCCTCACCTCCCTGTTCGAGCGCAGCCCGTGACTGTTCGGCAGCGAACTCACGGAACTCCTCTGCGTTAGCGACCAACCGGGCAACCTGTCCGCCCCGCTCACCGGGTTCGAAGCGAACGAGGTTGTCTTCATCGTCCCACTCGCCTGACCCACTCACGCCACCGTCTCGCCGCGTGTGGCGCGCCAGCATTTTCATCGACCGCTGCACCGTGTTTGTGTTCGGATCGTGAATCCCGGCGCGGTGTTCCAACCGACGACGGCACGCCGACGAATCAAGTTCCAGCTTCCCGCCTTTTGTTTTCTGCGCTGATTCGATGAACTCGCGCCAAAGGAACGTCATCCGATGCTTGTTCCCCGATAGAGGCGAGTCGGCGTCTTCCCGTTCAGCGACCAGTCGTGCGGCTGTCTTCCGTTGGATTTCGATGTCGTGGGTCACGTCTGAGTTGATGAGGTCGCTCACATCCACTCGGTCGTGTTCCAAATCGGAGATTCGAGAATTGAACGACTTGATTTTCCCCGTTCCATCGTGGCTATCACGGTCTTCCCAGAGTGTCTTGTTGATACCTTGCTGACCCTTTCGGAGTGAGTTGAGTTCCTTGTGGAGGTTCCGAACGTGACCAATTGCAGCGTCGGCCACGGCTTCGGCGTGATCGGCACGATCTCGTGCATCGGCTAGTTCTTGCTCCAGTATCTCCACGCATTGCTGGAGCGATTCTATTTGTTCGTCTTTCTGATCTAATCGCTCCTCGAACGATGAGAGTCGTTCCTCAACTTCTTGGTGTGTTCTCTCCGTCTCGCACTGCTGGCTGTTTGCATTTCGATGCTGTTGGGTCGTTCCGTGTGTTGCTGAATTACTCATTAGACGTGTCGGGTGACACGCTGATCCATCTCAGAACCACTCAGACTAGCACACTCGGAGTTACGACTACGAACGTAACCCGAAATATTTTGCCGACTGAGCAAGAAACGACAGTTGTGGAAGCGTCGGAGGGAGCGGGTGGTAGGACACCCATTGACCTCCGACGAGACTGATATTTCTTGGCGCTGAAGTTCACCTAGTTTAGCTGTACATCTCTCAACCAGTGGCACAAACCCATGACCTATACAGTCATTTCTCAATCGAAAATCAATTGAAGCGAGTCGCTGCGAGCATCGGCTTCCGTCTCTCGTATTGACGAACGGTGTTGAATCCATCACTCTCATCGTTATTCCTCCAATGGAGGAAGCCCAAGATCCTCGGGTGACAGCTCTTCCAGCTGATTAGCAACGGAGTTCACTCCTTGTAATTCGGGATCATAGATTCCGTGGTGAATCAACCATATACGAGCGGTGGTATCTGACACGCCGAAGTGGGCAGCAGTACCGGCGATTGTTCCAACTTCGTCATAGACCGTCTGCAACTGCTCTGGATCACGGTACGGATACAGTTCGAGTTCGTCGATTGACGCCAGCGAGGACTGTTTCTGTGAAGTGCTTGTTGACTGTATGGAGGAATTCGTGGACGAACTCGAGGGGTTCTCAGGTGCACTATTTGCCCACTGGTTTAGTTGGCATTGCGCGTCGGACAGCGGGGAAGCTTTACAAGAACTGGTCTCTATGCTTCGCTTACTCTGGGACATACTCATTGGCCTGTTGCTTGGTCATGATACGCCAGAGGTGGCTGGTGCGCCCGCGAACGAGTGATTGGACCCACAGACGTTCGCTGTTCTGCGCACCGCCGACATTGATCCGAGAGCGATGTGACCATCATGTGCCGTCTGCATGACATCACACGATGATGTATCCAGGCTCTCGGATTACGAAACGATCTCCAGCGTGGCTATCGCTTCTCACGGGGGTGTATTATTTGCACCGCTGTTACCAATGTTAATCTGTGTGAAATTAAGGAAAAGACGCTGATATATTGGGAATATATAGATACAGTAGAAAAGTACCGTAATAGAGGCTATAACCGGTGTTACGGAAGGATTGGTTCGATTTCAGAAGGTCGTTTTGCCTCTGCACGATACGATTTATAGAGATCAGTTGCCCAATCGACAACTTGTTCGTTTGTACTGACGATCATTGCAATGTGTTGCCCTTTGCCGGATTTATTGTATGCGCCAATCGCTACCTTTCGAGAATCATAAATCCCGATGCCAAGCGTATGAGACCGATCAAGAACAAGTGGATCATAGTTTGGATCATCTGATTCATCAACCACATATCGAGAGTCCGTTGATTCAACGGCCTTCATGAAGGTTGGCCGGTCAAGGATGGCTTCAAATTCTGGCCCGATATTTAGCTTATGCATAGTTGAGTAGGTTTTGAATAAGACAGAGTTGTAAATAGAGCAGAGACCACGAAACCGATCAATATTCCGGTCATAGAGGGAGAGTGCGGTTGCAAGCACCGATGATGGACTACTCGGGTTTGAGACAACTAAATCAGCATCAGTGAGTGCTTGGATTGGAACAGTAGCATCTTCCGGTGGCAGCCGCTGAAACCATGGGGCCTTTTCGATGAGTTGCGTGAGCGATGCTGCCAACTCATCATACTCAGCCAGTACTTGCTCTCCGGTGGCTGTGATTTGATACTCACCACTGGTCTTTTCGACCCAGCCGTTCTCAGCGAAATGCTGTAAAACACGTCTGAGTGTCGAATCTGAGGGTGGATCATCAAGTTCTGTGCGAAGTTCGGTTACATGGACTTGCTTGCTCGAAACCGCTGCCAAAACTGGTACTGGATGGTCTGACCGAGTGCAATATGCCAATTCCTGCCGCGGAATTGTGGTAAGGCACGTGTCGATGATATCAAGAAACAGAATACCACCACCAGTCATCTCGATTCCCTCGTTATGCCGATTCACAAATCCACGATCGCTAAGAGCTGCAAGATGATTTGAGATCGACTGCCGAACAATATCTGTTTCGTCATGAATGTCCTGGACGATCGGCTCCGAAAGCGTCTGGACGCTACGAAGTACAATATGACGAGTTGTATCGACAGTCTCATTAATGACTTCCCGAATGACAAGCTCTTCTCCGGAGAGTGGATTTGTCGCTCGGTAGTCCATAGTAGTCATAGTAGCATCTCCGGCAGTAGTTTTCATCTATATCATTTATAGAATTGTGATTTAATCCATGTAAGATGTGAATTGTAAATACAGAATCATGATCGCGGTAGAACCTCACTGGATTTATTTGTAGGCTCGCAGGATACGATACTATGAAATCAGATCTTCGCCAACCGCCAACTCCCGATGGCCACCCATTTATTGGCCACACCATCGACTTCGCCCAGAGTCCATTCGATTTTGTTGATCGAGCGATCGAAGAGTGTGGCGACGTCTACCGAATGAAACTCCCGAGTACGCAGGTCTTCGTTTTGGCTCATCCGGACTACTTTACACAGGCTCTCGTGACCGAGATCGATGCCTTCGGGAAGAGCGACGATTTTCAGACTGCATTTGGGAACGGGGTGATTGCGACGGAAGGTGACCAGTGGCGTCGGCAGCGAGGCGTGCTTCAACCGTTCTTTACCAGAAAGCAGGTCGGAAAATACAGTGATCAGATGGTCAAGGCGACACAGCAACGCGTCGATACATGGTTGGATCGAGAAATTCTCGACATGGAAACCGAAATGAAGAATCTTACATTAGAAGTGCTGTTCGCTACCTTATTTGGACGAGAACTCCAACCGGGCGAAGGCGACGACCTTCGAACCGCAGCCGATGGCCTTCACGGATGGTTCGCTCCGACATCGTGGTTATTACCGAACTGGGTACCAACTCTGTCACGACACAGTTTCAAAAACTCAAAGGAACGACTTCGTACCGAAATTCAGCAACTACTGACAGAACAGCGCACGTCTGATGCGAACGGGGGATCTCACTCAGAAACGCTCCTCTCGAAACTCCACAACGCACGCAATGGGACTGGTCAAAACCAGTTGAGTCAGCAAGAAGTTGAGGGGATGATGATTACGATGATTTTCGCGGGGTATGAAACGACTGCCTCGGCACTCGCGTTTGCGTGGTACGCACTTGCGACACATCCCGATCTCCAAGAGGCGTTTCACGACGAAGTTGATACTGTTCTGGATGGTGATTCGCCTACTCAAGCAGATATTGATGAGTTGGAACTCACGCGTCGAATTCTCAAAGAAACAATGCGGCTCTATCCGCCGATACACACTATTCCTCGTAAAACAACTCGAACGGTTGATGTAAACGGCTATCAGCTGCCCGCTAATGAAGAAGTACATCTGGGTATTCTCGCTGTCCATCGTGACGAACGGTTCTACGATGATCCGCTTTCGTTCCAGCCGGATCGATGGGAATCAGATTTAGAAGATGAGCTTCCAGAGCATGCCTACATGCCGTTTGGTGGGGGCCGCCGGGCGTGTGTTGGCCGTGAATTTGCCTTGCTCGAAGCGACACTCGTGCTCGCGACAATCGGACAAGACTGGGAATTTGAGTGGAAGGGAAAAGATGAGCTAGCGGTTGAACCCGGACTCACACTCCAGACTCAAGGTGGTTTGCCGATGTGGCTGAAACGACGATAATCGGTGGTAGTTGGTTTTCAGTCGGTCTCCGATGCGGTATGTCTCTCTTGAAATTCTCAGAGCGTGGTGAGAGTAGCATGCTGAATACAGAGCGCATATGCAGCAATCAGATTGAGAAAATATTTACCATCAGTTGTGTGCTAAAGAATGGCGTTACTTCTCCGTGGGTCAGTCGCTGCCTTCGTCGAAAGGTAGCTCGTCGCCACCGAGTTCAGGGGGGTAGAATTGATGACCAACCTGGTCTTCGACTATATGGGCGAAGTTGCACATGTCGACACGAATATCGTCTGGCATATCGAGGACTTCCAGTCCGTTGTCGATATATGCGCCAAGATAGTCGATTTCATCTGGACTCGCGAGCTTCTGTACTCCGGAAAGCTGGATACGTTTCGTGACATAGTCGATGAACCGGTCAGAGGATTCCAGGCATTCGGTGATGACTTCGAGGTCATAGACGCTGGTAACGTAAGGCAGGTTGTCCTCGATGTCAGCGATGGTGGGATACTCGGTTGTGGCAATCCAATCGTACTGCTCGCGTAGTACAATGACAGGAAGATAGCGTTCAATCGTATCAGCATCAATCGTGATGGTATCGTTGTCAGTGCTAAGTTTGGTGACCTCGCCAGCTTGGATATTGTCGATGAGGCGGGATGCTTGGTCGTGTCCATCACCGATTCCGTCGATAACGTCATCTTTTACCGCTGGATAATCGCCACGACGTGTCTGGAGAGTGAGCTTCTTTGCTTTGCATTCGATGACAATGCAGGTGTCCTCGTGGAGAATAACAAGATCAGTCTCGTAGCTGTCCCCTGCAACCGAGTATTCCGGATTGATGAGGATCTCTATGTCTGGGAAAATAGTGAGCAAGCATTCATGCGTCCACTCTTCCACGTAGTCTCCCCATTGTGATCCAAATTTGCCACCGTGTTCATCTTGACTACCGTAGCCAGTAAGACCAATGAGGTCGTAGTAGTATGTCTCGGCAACTGCCCGAAGTAAGGCATTGAAATGCGGAATGATATACTCGCCGTCGTGTTCGATGATTGGTCTTCCGTGCAGTGGGTTATGTTCGTAGGGGTACGTAAAGTCGTCTTGTGGGACTGAGCCGAGTGAAACGGCCATTCGATCGAGAAAACTTTTGAATTCCTGTTCATTGTCATCGATGCGCTCAATGAGGGTTTCTTTCTCGAGCCAGAGATCCTGTTTTGCTTCCTGATAGCGTTCCTGTGCTTGATTTATTTCGTGCTGAGCTTCCCCATAGTCATCTGAATCAAGGTATGCCTCCATTCCTTCTTCGTCATCATCGTATTGATCAAGGTGCCGGATGAACCCGCCATGAGCAACCCGGGTTATCCTGCTAAATTCTCCAAAACGGTCAAGCATCCGTTGATACTGCTCTTGATACAACTGAGAGAGATCCCTGACAAACTGGGTCGCATCTTGGATTGTGAATCCTAGCTCATTCTGTAAGATATTGTTATGAGGCGTATACGCTCGCTCGGCTGCTTCGAGATACTGGGAAGGATATACGAACCGACTGGCAGCCAGTTCACGCCCCAATACCTGACTTTCGATAAAGTACTGATGCCGTTCCTCCTCAGGCAGAGACTGGATATCGACTTCGTCACCAACCACGTGTAATATCAGTGACCGGGTGAGCCTGTCCGTAGTTTCGTGAACCTCATCGTAAGGGAGATCTCCTTCTTTATTGGGTTCAAGCGTACAGAGTAACCCCAACAGATACTCGATCATTTTCGGTGGGATACCCACCCCGTCCTTATGCGTTTCCGGATCAACAGACACGGTAGACGACATCACGTAATTCTCCCCCAGCGATCCAATCAATTGCCGTGTATTCACAGTACCGAGCAAATCTCGGAGGTCTTCGATTACTTCCTCTGGCAGTGGGGTTGCATCCCGCATATCTTCAGTTTGCCCCTGGAGAGCGTTTATAAGCGGTGTGAGGTCAGTGTAGAACGCGTCCTCAGTCTCATGTTTGGGAAGTTGATCGAACATTTCATCAATCTCATCGTCCTCTTCCGCCTCTTCTTCGGCCTCGGCAAGGAGACTCCGGGCTAAGTCCCCTTCTTCAATAAAACAGGAATGACAGATTGCGATATCCCCCGTAGTATGACTTTTTGTCGGCTTGCCACAGAATTTGCAACGCATCATGATCAGATAAATAGAAATTCACAAACATGATCGCTTCAATCTACCGACTCAACACTACAGATTGTATTTGCATACCTTCTGTTCAGCACAATCTCCTCAAATTGCCACTGGATAGAAGTTTAAACAGAGCTGGCGGTATTTCACAGAAGGAGTGTCAGACGGCCACCGATGAAGGCTACTGCCGAGAAGTACATTCCAAATTTCAATAACGACTGGCCACCCGTTGGGTCGTCGAAGCTCCGATATCCGGAGTAAAGCATCACGAACACTGCTGGTGCAACCAGTACAAGATACGCCATCCCAAACGTTCCAATGAAATACGGCACCGGACTTGCAACCATCGCGATCAGCAGCACCGCCATCGCGATCAATAGTGCGGGACGTTGCCCAATGGAAATCGGGAGTGTATTAAGCCCTTCTTCTCGGTCTCCAGCAAGATCTTCAACGTCCTTAATCACTTCACGTGCGAACGTCGACAGCGCTGCTAAGAGAAAGAGTACACCCACGGCGGGACTCAGCTGCCCAACAGCAGCGGCACCAAAGAGAAACGTACTCCCACCAAGATACGACACAAGTAGGTTCCCGACACCCGGCAGCCCTTTGAAGAACTCCGTATAAGTGACGAGCGCAACGAGATTCACTATCGCAATTCCCATCGCTAGCGGTGGAAGTGTGAGAGCGAATCCAGCAGCGACGGCAAACATGACGAGACTGAAGCCAAGTACTGTTCTTGGGGCTACTGCGCCACGTGGGATTGGTCGCTCAGGGTTGTTGATCCGATCAATATCTCGGTCAAAGTAGTCGTTGATGGCCATTCCTGCCCCTGTCGCGAGAATCGTTGTGAGGGTGGCGGCACTGGTTGCGCCGAGGTGTGAAAGTATTCCACTGCCTTCCGCAACGAACGCGCCCGTGAACGTCAGCACGCCGGAGGCAATCGCATTCCCTGGCCGAGTAAGTTCGATGAGTCCACCGACCCGCTCTGCATGCGACACGCTGGGGGCTTTCTTTGCCGTCACTATAAACAGCACGAAACGCATGCTGTCACACTCAAACTGACAAGATCTCATTGCGCGCTTACGTTGGTGTGTCGGAAAAGCCTATTAATTGTCACTAGATAATTCATGCATGGATCAGTCTGGCTACGAGATGACACGAAGGGAAGGACGCGCTGATATACGAGATGTGGACGTATCCGAACGAGTCCAAGCATTTCAGCAACTACTGGCAGAGAACTCTAAGATAGAGCTGACAGATGCGATGGCTACCATTTGTGGCATCAACGAAGCCGAGTTTCGGGTGTATCTGACGGTTCTCGACCATCCACACTGCTCAATTGCTGAAATTGTTGATGTTCTCGACCGCGACTCGAGTACAGTTGGCAAGCAGTTGAAACCGCTGCTTGAACAGGATCTTGTTGAGCGATATCCGCGAACGGTGGACAATGGGGGTATCAAGTACCTCTACGAGGCACAGTCACTCCCGGAAACCAAACAGTGGCTCCAGCACGAGTTGGATGCCTGGACAGATGCGGTTCTGTCTCAATTTTCGCGTCTTCGCGTCAACTGATTCCATTATCGGATTGACCGCGAACGCGTCGACGATTACGATGAAACATTACGGATTTGACGAGTCACACCCGTTGTGACCGGACACGAGAGCGAAACCACGAGGTAGCCGTAACATACCACTACACTACTACTGAACAAAAGGGGTCTTCTTCCGTAGTTGTGACTAGAGTAAAAGGCGTCGGAGACGTGAGGAACCGCCCAAGCTGAAACCAGAGGCGGTCTACATGTCACGTCCCGTCCAACGTGTCAATGTGGTTCTGTTTTCTCGCCGTTCTCACACCCCGCTACCATCACGTCCGGTCACAACGGGCGTGACTCCACCCGTGACCGTGCCATCTTCAAGGAGATCGAACTCGTGATACCGCATTTCATTCAACCCTTCCGCCGTGTCTATGTCCATCGCCACGATTTTGACTTTCTCTTGTTTTTGACTCACGCAGCGCTCTTTGACCGTTATGTCCGAGCCACCGAGTTCAACGAGCGCGTTCCAGACACGGGTAATAGTTGTCCCGTGCGGCTTCTCACCATCGATGGCGGTGATAGCTTCTTTCAGATCTACACGCGTCCAGAAAATACCTGAGCCGTTTTTCCGCCGCGTGGCGAATTCGTCCCATCGTCGAGCGGCTGTCACCGCACGCCACGAGTTCTTTTTGTTCTTCTCGTCCACGAGCCGCCTTTTCACTTGGTACGGCGAACAGTTCGTGTACAGATCCAGCGGAGATGTGGCTGGATCTACGCCACCCGGCAGTCCAGTGGTGTTCGACGAATTATCGTCGTCTTCGATCTCGGATTCGAGCTGGTTTACCTTCGCCGTGGCCGCTTTCGAGACCTCTCGCGCGTTCTTCGCGTTTTCTTTCGCTTCGTGTGCGTTTGCAGCCAGATCCTCTCGGGCTGTACTGGCTTTCTCAGCGTCCACTTCGAGTTCACCAACGCGCTCTTCAAGCGCATCGATCTGCTCGGCCTGCTGTTGAATCACCGTCCACATCGTTTCCCGGCTTGGGAGCTTCTGCTCGTAATCCGACTTGGACACGACCGCGTTCGACGTATTCGACTCTACTCCGTCTATTCCCATCGCGGCGGCAAAGTCTTCGTCCGATACTGTGTTTTTATCGACTTCCTCGGGTGAGAGTCCGATAGACATCAGTTCTCACCTCCGAAACCGTTCCCACAATCCAGAGAGTGACCAAAGTGTCCGATATCGGCGGAACCAAAACTATTCATCGCCGTCGCACCCCCGAACGTGCTGTGGCCAAGCACTCATGCGGACTGGAGTGTGGCAGTTCGGGCAAGGTCTAGTTCGCTGCGCGCCATCGTACTGGATGCGGCAATTCTCACAGAGACGGTCGATCTGCGAACGTGCTTCTTCAACTGCGAGCTGTGAAAACGATCCACGACAGCCACAGAGTGGTTGTCCGTCGTCGTTCATCAGGTGGCAGACGCTCACAGATGAATCGCCTGTAACGGAATACAGGACAGTCTGGACGTCTTCGGGTAGCCCGTCGAGCGTGCTGGGTTTCGGCGTGGACTGGTCCCACTGGTGAGTAAGTCGTGTTTGAGTCGTCTCGGTTCGACCGGAGGGAAAGTTCCTTGGGGGTATCGTGCGTTGTGACATATGCGGTTTTCGGCCAACGCGGGCGTGTGCTTGTGACACACGTCCGTTTGACTTCTGGGCACTGAGTGCCCGCGCTGAGCCGTTGGCATATCTTTTTTTATCCTGCAACTTAATTCTATTCCTCGTATGGGGTTCCATGTTTCCTCAGAAGCGGTCATAGTTGGTTTGAATGTCGCTGACTTTAGTGTCAGAAGCAACTGTCTCAAACGAATGGTGACACACGTTTCGTGGTTTGCGAAAATCGACTATCCCATCTTTGCGTTCTTCGATAACTATGATATTCGCGCCACTCCGAAAGTCGTCGCTGGCAACATCGAGTACGATAGATCCTATACTGGCAAACGGTTGCGTGCGCTCCGCGATGCTGGCCTACTCATACAAGACGATGAAGGATTCTACAAGATTTCTGACCTTGGTCGTGACTTTCTTGCTGGCAATCTTGCGAAAGAAGAACTCGAAGCGCTCGACCCGGAGAAAGCCGAAGACGACGTTGACCAATCCTAATCCCTGAACGCTTTTCCTCTTTAAGGCGCTCGAACCCAGTCAGCAACAGCATCCCGCCACATCTCAAACAACTCTGGGTCAGCCTCTTGCATCCCAACTCGAACAAACATTCCTAACAGCTCCCCCCGTGTCATCTGTTCATCTTCGGATGTGGGTCGTCCAAGCTCATTTTCGAGCTCTGTTCCAACTCGATCCAACAACTCAGGATTCGCCTTCAGTACATCAGTGAGAGCGGCAAGTTCCTTGTCCCAAATTGAGACTGTTTGATTCGTTCCGCTTGCCGATCGGTTGTGCAAGCTCTCCACGACCGCCTCCTGAAACTCCCGATACGCGTCTTCTTTCGCTACGTCCTGGATTCGATTCCCGCCCTGTGTTTCTTCCTTCAGAGCCTTGAGATCGCTGTCAAGATCGCTTTCGTCTACCATTTATGATCTCCTATGTGTGTTCCCATGTGTATCTCTAAGTGATTTCCTATGTGTATCCCTATGTGGATTCATCTGTGTGTGTCTATGTGGTATCGATTATTTTCACTGGACTGATGGAGTGTTGGCAGTGGACTTGCCGACACGTGTCTCGAGGAGTTCTGCATTCGCTTCATACGCCTCTAACGCACGATGGGCTGTCTTGGATGGTTCTTCGAGTGCAAAGACTGTCTCACCACGTTTCTGTTGATTCTGAATGTCCTGACTGGACGGAATATGCTCGCCGATTGCATTTGGGTACTCGTCGGCAAATGCCTCGACATAGTGCTTGCCAAGCTTCGTTCGGAGATCAACCTCGTTTGGAATGACGAGCGTGAGTTCAATAGCGAGGTCGAATTGGTCGTTGATCTCCGCAACATCATCTTGGAGTG from Haladaptatus paucihalophilus DX253 includes:
- a CDS encoding geranylgeranylglycerol-phosphate geranylgeranyltransferase, whose product is MSHAERVGGLIELTRPGNAIASGVLTFTGAFVAEGSGILSHLGATSAATLTTILATGAGMAINDYFDRDIDRINNPERPIPRGAVAPRTVLGFSLVMFAVAAGFALTLPPLAMGIAIVNLVALVTYTEFFKGLPGVGNLLVSYLGGSTFLFGAAAVGQLSPAVGVLFLLAALSTFAREVIKDVEDLAGDREEGLNTLPISIGQRPALLIAMAVLLIAMVASPVPYFIGTFGMAYLVLVAPAVFVMLYSGYRSFDDPTGGQSLLKFGMYFSAVAFIGGRLTLLL
- a CDS encoding helix-turn-helix domain-containing protein gives rise to the protein MDQSGYEMTRREGRADIRDVDVSERVQAFQQLLAENSKIELTDAMATICGINEAEFRVYLTVLDHPHCSIAEIVDVLDRDSSTVGKQLKPLLEQDLVERYPRTVDNGGIKYLYEAQSLPETKQWLQHELDAWTDAVLSQFSRLRVN
- a CDS encoding cytochrome P450, with amino-acid sequence MKSDLRQPPTPDGHPFIGHTIDFAQSPFDFVDRAIEECGDVYRMKLPSTQVFVLAHPDYFTQALVTEIDAFGKSDDFQTAFGNGVIATEGDQWRRQRGVLQPFFTRKQVGKYSDQMVKATQQRVDTWLDREILDMETEMKNLTLEVLFATLFGRELQPGEGDDLRTAADGLHGWFAPTSWLLPNWVPTLSRHSFKNSKERLRTEIQQLLTEQRTSDANGGSHSETLLSKLHNARNGTGQNQLSQQEVEGMMITMIFAGYETTASALAFAWYALATHPDLQEAFHDEVDTVLDGDSPTQADIDELELTRRILKETMRLYPPIHTIPRKTTRTVDVNGYQLPANEEVHLGILAVHRDERFYDDPLSFQPDRWESDLEDELPEHAYMPFGGGRRACVGREFALLEATLVLATIGQDWEFEWKGKDELAVEPGLTLQTQGGLPMWLKRR
- a CDS encoding orc1/cdc6 family replication initiation protein, whose protein sequence is MPTSDDPFADVTNLFTNRDALTIDYQPDNVVERDDEISKLANALNAVRNGWSPDNIFIYGKTGVGKTVVTRHVLSKLQQHVDISTVRVTCSSQSSYQTAIKTVNNLRQGTDRPPLPMTGHATQAIFDALYGELNDRGDPAIIVLDEVDSLGSDDKLLYELPRAKDNDHLDDDVTLGVIGISNDFTYRRNLSPKVKDSLAEKEIHFQPYSASELQAILQSRADVGVTDDVLEDGVIPLCAAYSSQEHGSARQAIELLREAVDLASQQGHMTVGEEEVRDARGLVEKNQIRDAIGSLTDHGLFALIALSYETEDSTGVRGKTIYGQYRRLSEMNGRDPLSYDRLRDQLDELSLGGFAEKTVQNKGEAGGRYNEYQCQYPYDVVIDAVSDHRDWAVFDI
- a CDS encoding transcriptional regulator FilR1 domain-containing protein: MKTTAGDATMTTMDYRATNPLSGEELVIREVINETVDTTRHIVLRSVQTLSEPIVQDIHDETDIVRQSISNHLAALSDRGFVNRHNEGIEMTGGGILFLDIIDTCLTTIPRQELAYCTRSDHPVPVLAAVSSKQVHVTELRTELDDPPSDSTLRRVLQHFAENGWVEKTSGEYQITATGEQVLAEYDELAASLTQLIEKAPWFQRLPPEDATVPIQALTDADLVVSNPSSPSSVLATALSLYDRNIDRFRGLCSIYNSVLFKTYSTMHKLNIGPEFEAILDRPTFMKAVESTDSRYVVDESDDPNYDPLVLDRSHTLGIGIYDSRKVAIGAYNKSGKGQHIAMIVSTNEQVVDWATDLYKSYRAEAKRPSEIEPILP